The DNA segment TAGAAAGAGCGAAGACAGAAAGTAGTTGGCGAGAAACAACGCGACGCTGGCGCTGACGACCGCTTGGGTAGTGGCTAACCCCACGCCTTTTGCGCCGCCGCTCGCGTTGTAGCCAGCGTAGGTGGCTATCGCGCCGATCAGATAGCCAAAGACAATACCTTTTATACATCCTTGCAAGAAATCGCTCAAACTGGCGTAAAGCTCGATCGTTTGCATATAGGCGTTTTCATTTACGCCAAGTTCCGTCGCCAAAACATACGCGCCTACGTTGGCGACAAGATCGAACACGACGATCAAGATCGGCGTCGCGATAACAGAGGCGAGAATACGGGGCGTTAATAGATAGGCTTTGGAGTTGATCGATAGCGCCTCGATCGCGTCGATCTGCTCGGTAACGCGCATTGTTCCAAGCTCCGCCGCCATTGCGCTAGCGGCGCGGCTAATTAACATTAACGCGGTAAAAACAGGTCCGAGTTCGCGTCCGATCGCTAGGAATATCGCGTAACCCATCATCGATTCCGCCCTGAATTGGTGAAACGCGCCGTAAAGTTGGATTGACATCACCATTCCCGTGAAAACGGCGGTCATAACGACGACCACAAGACTATTCGCGCCGATAACTTCAAGCTGTTTTAACAAAAGCGAGCCGCGAAACGGACGAGAGAAAAGCAGAGGAAAGAAACGCGCCTGAAAGATGAAAAACGCGCCTATTTTCGCGTTAAATTCGCCTAACGCGCGAAATGGCTGACCTAAACGAAACAAAAATGCTTCAAACATCTGATAATCTTATGCTTTGCTAGGCTAAAATTGCCGATTTACTCGTATTGTAACACAACAAGGAGCTTTGAGTGGCAAACGCGAAATCGGACGAAAAAGAAGAGCCAAAAAAGAAAAGCCCGCTACTTTTGATTGCCATAGGCGGCGTCGCGCTGTTTTTGATTATAGTTATTCTTGGCGTCGTTTTGCTGATAGGTTCAAGCGGCGAAAGCGTCCAACCGCAAAGAGACGGCGAAAATCTTTCGCAAAACAGGGTTAGCGGCGGGACCGTAGGCGTCGAACCTATGCTAGGACCTATGGTGGATCTGGAACAATTTATCGTTAATCTGCTCGGCGGCGACGGCAGACGTTACCTTAAAACAAATATCAGTTTGGAGCTTACGCATAAAAACGCGGGTCCCGAAGTGGAAAACAAAATGCCGCGCATACGCGACGCGATTATTCGACAGCTTTCAAGCAAACGATTTGACGAGATTTCCACCGAAAGCGGCAAGGCGCGCTTGTGCGAGGAGATAAAAAATAACGTCAATAGACATCTAATCGACGGGCAGGTCAAGAACGTTTATTTTACGACCTTTGTCATTCAATAAAGCGCGTCCTATTTCAAGCGTTTTGATTTTGGCGCATTGGTCGAACGGCAAATGATAGGCGTTGATTTGATCGAGATCGGGCGAATCGCGGAGTTAAAAAAGCGCTTTGGCGATCGGGCGCTGAAGCGGTTTTTGAGCGAAGCGGAGATTGCTTCCTGCGGCGATCGTCCCGAAAGCGTCGCGGGGCTTTGGGCGGCGAAAGAGGCGGTCTCCAAAGCGCTTGGCGTCGGAATCGGCGCGAAGCTGGGTTTTCTGGATATTGTGATCGTCAAAAATAAAGAGGGGGCGCCGACCGCCATTTTAAGCTCTCGCGCCGCTAAACGTTTTGGAATCGTCAAACTGCAAGTATCAATCTCGCACGAAAAAAAATACGCGATCGCCGTCGCCCTAACATAAACGGCAACGATCGAACAAGCGGCGCTAAATCAGGCGCGCTTACAAACGCGCCGATCAAACGTTTCTTTGGGCTTACGACGAGGCGTATGGGCAAACGCGGACGCGCTTGTAATACGGATTTATCCTATAATTTTGCCCGTCTAATCTTCGCGCCTTGTTCAAATCTGTGGCGAAGTTAGCGCGCGGTATACGCCGCGCTTGTCAGGCGACGACGCGCCTTGCGGATTGAAACTGCGTTTAGCCTTAATTCCGTTGCGTGTAAAGATGTCGCGCTCCTTGCGAGCGCGTGGATTGAAACCGGGCGACGCGAGCGCTACTCCCGCCCCCTCATACGGTCGCGCTCCTTGCGAGCGCGTGGATTGAAACAAGAATATCCGAGTTGGACGGCATTGCGGTTATAACCGACTTATACGCTCGGTTCCGCTTAATTGCCTCGATCGCATACGCCATAAACGACGAGTTATAGCTATGCTTTCGTTAACGCGCCGTTGTTGGATATTGAGTCGCAAATTAGCGAAAGCGATCTTTACGACCACGACCACGCCTCGTCATTCTCGCGCTTTGCTAAACCAGCTGTCCTCCGCCCTTCCCGCCTCTCCCGTCATTCTTGCGAATGCGCCCGTTTGCTTGCGAACATCGGCGCGTAGGAAGGCGATAACCTATCTCCTCTCCGTCATACCCGCGAAGGCGGGAATGACGGAGAGGGGGAGGGGCGATCGGCTAGACTTGCGGCAAACGCGGGTCTGCGTTAAACGCCGTTGTTGGATCGCGAGATTAGGCGCGAAGCGCGTCAATTTTTGCCGATCTCGTTCAAAACGCCTAAACGTTTTTGCCTTCGTCGAGACGCGTTTCAACGTTTGCGTATAAAATCCGATTTGAAACTTTATGAAACGGACGCGGACAATTGGCAAATAAACAGATCAAAGGGATCGCCGTAGCGGTTATAGCGGCGGCGCTAACATACGCGATCGCGCTTGGCGGCGGCTTAAACGATCAGCATTCGCGTCTTTTGGGAGCGGTCGTTTTGCTTGTCGCGCTGTGGACGAACGAGGCGTTGCCGCTCGGCGTGGTTTCGCTGCTGCCGATCGCGCTCTTTCCGGCGCTTGGCGTTATGAGCGCGGATAAAACCGCCGGCAACTACGCCAACGGCATTATCTTTCTCTTTTTGGGCGGGTTTATGCTGTCCTTAGCCGTCGAAAAAACGGAGCTCCACAAGCTAATCGCCCGCAAGTTGCTGAAGATTTTTCCCGCGAGCGCGCGCGGCGCGATCTTCGCGCTTAGTTTTACCAGCGGCGCGTTGAGCGCCGTTCTTTCAAACACTACGACGGCGATGTTGCTAATGCCGTTAGCCCACTTTCTGACAAGCGACGCGAGATTAAAAACGCGCTTAGCGCTCGCGATCGCTTTCGGCGCGAGCGTCGGCGGCATAATCACCCCGATCGGCACGCCGCCCAATCTAATTCTATTTGGTTTTTTAAACGCGCAAAATATAGGCTCGATCTCGTTTATGGGCTGGATCGCGCTTATGTCTCCGCTGGCGCTGGCGATGCTGATCGCGCTCTCCCTGCTGCTTTCCGTCGGCGCGAAAAATATGAAGTTAACCTATAATTTAAGCCAATGGTCGCCAATCACCAAAGAACAGAAAAAGTTGGGGGCGATTATCGTTTCATTAGCGGTTTTGCTCCTGCTTAATTCGCCGATCGAGCCTTACTATAGCGGGCTGGGGTTGAACGAGCAGTCCCTGATACTGTTTTACGGACTTTTGCTGTTTATGCCCGGTTTATCGTTTATCGATTGGAACGACAGCAAAAAGATTCCCTACGAGATCGTCTTTCTGTTTGGCGCCGGATTCGCGCTCTCGCAGGCGTTTTTGACTACGGGACTGGATAAAAGCGCGGCGGGGGCGATGGAGTTTTTCGTATCTAAAGGCAGTTTAGCGACGCTTATCGCGATCTTGGTCGTTATGAGCTTCCTAGGCTTTGCGATCAGCAACACCGCCAAAGCCTCTATCGCGCTTCCGATCGTCTATTCGCTCTGCCTGCAAGGCGGTTTTAGCGTGGAGCGATTTTTGTTAGCCGCGACGGTTTGCGCGAGTTTTTCGTTTATGTTGCCGATCTCCACGCCGCCAAACGCGATCGCGCTTTCAAGCGGCGCGTTAAACGTAAAAAATATGGCGTTTTACGGGACTATATTTACCTTTATAGGTTTGTTTTTGTTGGCGGCGATCGTTTACGGGTATTGGGCGGCGCTCTTATAAACGCCGCAATTTGCGAACGGGCGCCTCAAACGGAGAGAATAGTCCGCCTTTGTTACAATAGCGCGAAAGGAGAGATATGAGCGTTTTATCAAGACTAATTGAAGCGATCGCCGTTATTTTAGGGCAAGTTATCTCGATTTATAGTATTATCATTATCGTAGCCGCGTTGGTAAGTTGGGTTCGCCCCGATCCGTATAACCCGATCATACAGATACTATATCGCCTGACGGAGCCAGTTTATAACCTTGTTCGCCGTTTTGTAAGAACAAATTTTCAGGGCGTCGATTTCGCGCCGCTTATCGTTATTCTAGCTTTGCAGTTTATCAATCTATTTCTCGTTAGACTGCTTATAGATTTCGCTCGCTCTCTTAGCGGGTAGCTTGGAAAACGAGGAATCGCTTTTGCTTTGGAATATGAAAGTCAAAAGAAAACCCGATGCTTAAAACCTTCGGCTCGAAAGCGTTAGTCGCGATTCTTGCCTTTGCTTCGCTAGGCTCGATATTTATTTATTTTGTAACAAGCACGGGCTACAAGGAGCTTTCCGATCGTAGCGCGCGCAAGACGTTGGCGATGATGAGCGAATCTATCTTTCAGACGTTGCGCCTATCGATGTTTACGGGCGATCGGATCGTCATCGCCGAAGCGCTGGAGCGGGCTAGAGAGATCGAAGGGGTTCACTCGCTATCGATTTGGCCCGATAAAGAGGTGATCTCGACTTTCGATATGCCGCAGAAATTTACCGAAGATCCCGACGTTTTGCGCGTTTTCGCCGCCAAAGAGGCGATTTTACAGGAGATCGAAAGAGAGGACGGACGGCGCGTGAGACTGTTAAAGCCGCAATTCGCCGAGCCAATTTGCGTGCGCTGCCACATTCTCAACCGCATAAACGACGTGCTGGGCGTGATGGATTTGGAGGTTTCAACGCGCTGGAGCGATATGGTGATCCGCTCGGCGCAGGCGAAGCTGGGCATATTTGTTTGCGCCGCTATGTTGGCGACGATCCTGTTCGCGGTTTTATTTACGCGAACGCTAAACGCCAAGTTTCGCGCCTTGCAGTCTGGACTGTTGGATTTTTTTGGATTTCTCAACCAATCCAAGCCGCGCGCTAATCTTTTGAAAATCGGTAGCGACGACGAGCTAGGGCAGATGGCGAGGGTGATAAACGACAATATAGCGCGGATCGAAAATCATTTGGAGCAAGATCGCAAGTTTATCGACGAGGCTACCAGAATCGTTTCAAAAGTAAATAACGGCTACGTCGGCGCTCGTTTGCAAATTGCCGTCAATAGTCCGGCGCTATCCGCGTTGAAAGACACGATGAACGCTATGATGAACGCCCTCGAACACAACATAAAAGAGATTCTTCGCGTTATGCGAGCTTACGAGAGCGACGATTATACGGCGCAGACAAACGCCGATTCGTTGCGTGGCGAATTCCGCGCGCTTCACGACGGCGTAAACCGTTTGGGAGAGTCGATCGGCGCGATGCTGTATTCTAGTTTGGAAAATGGCAGATCGCTTGAAAACAACGCGCAGGAACTCGGCGGATACGTGCGTTCGCTGTTAGCCGCCGCGTCGAAGCAGGCGAAAGCCCTGCAGGAGACGGGCGAGGCGGTCGCGGCGATCACGACTGCGATTAGGGATACGGCAAAAAAAGCCAGCCTTATGGCGAATATCGCGGACGAAACGCAAAGGAGCGCGAAAACAGGCGCGTCGTTAGCCGGCAATACGCTTGGCGCTATGGAACAGATCGTAAGTAGCGCCAACGCGATAAACGAGGCGATCGACGTGATCGACGCCATAGCGTTTCAAACCAACATTCTATCGCTTAACGCGGCGGTCGAGGCTGCGACGGCGGGTGAGGCGGGCAAAGGCTTTGCGGTGGTGGCGGGCGAGGTTAGAAATCTCGCCGCGAGAAGCGCCGAAGCGGCGAGGACGATCAAAGAGCTTAGCGAAGAGAGCCAGCGCAGAGCCGAAGAGGGGAAATTGATATCCGAACAGATGATGCGCGGCTACGAAAAACTAAGCTCTAAAGTCGAGGAGACAAGCGCGCTGGTCTCGCAGGTGGCGCAGGCGAGCAAGGACGAAATGGTCGCGATTGAGCATATCAACGAGATTGTGGAAACGATAGAAAAGATGACGCGGGAATCCGAGCGGGTGGCGCAAAAAACCCATTCGATCGCCACGCGCACCTCCGAAATGGCGCGCGCGTTGGCGAGCGTTACCAGCGACAAGAAGTTTCGCGAGGGCGGAGCCGACGAAAAAATTAGAACGCTCAAAAATATGATCGAAAACGGCTTTGGCGATCTATTTGTTATGAACGCGAAGCCGCCGCCTGATAACGAAAAGCAAAACGGCGGCTAATGCGACTATTCGCTTTAATCTCTTTCGCTTGCGCGATCCTATTCGCCGCGCCGCCGCCGTTTGATCTCGCCGAACTCGAAAAAAAGCCGCCTTCGCGAGCGCGCGATTTCGCGTCGCTACTCTTTTTGCGCTCAGACGCCTCGATCGAGCGCAAAAGAGTCGCGTTTTACTCGCTAAGATCGCCAAAGCCGCCGCATTTCTCCGCGTTTTCGGCGGGCAACAAAGCGGTAAGCAAGCTCGCCCGTTGCAGGAATATCGAAAACGCGCGACTGATAAACGCCGACGCCGCCTGCCTCTCTATCGCGCTTAGCGCCGCGCGCGCCGAGTCTCTTTCGAGCGCCGATCGCCTAAAAATAGCCCAAAAAGTAGAGGCGATCGATCCGTTCAAAGCCGCCGTTTTTAAAGCGACGGCGGCGCGCAATCCGCTTGGCGCCGCCGTTGGCGATCCGGACGTTTTTTATTCGATCGCGCTTGGCGCGTCGGGCGCGTTTCTTAAAAAACAGTCCGATTTTTATTTCGCGCCCGAAGCGATCGGAAAACTCCAAACGGACGCGCGGTTTTCGGCGCTGTTAGAACGTTTGGCGCAACTAGACGGAAGCTCCCAACTTTTGGAGTCCTTCGGCGTCGCCGACGAATCCAAACTTGATTTTAAAGGCGCGTTTTACTTAGGCGTTATTCGCGTTATGCGCGGCGATACGCCAAACGCCGTTAAAGCCTTTGAAAGCGCCGAAGCCAAAGCGGCGACGCGATACGAAAAAGACCGAGCCTTGTTTTGGCTTCGTTTGACGACTAAAAACGACATTTATCTTTATCGCCTCTATTCAAGCGCCGAGATTAACTTTTACACGCTTTATACGCGGCTGGCGAACGATCGTCCGTTGCCGACGATCGCCACAATCGCTCCCGCTACGAAAACGATGGAAGCTACCTACGACGACAAGTTGCTTTTCGATCCGTTTTTCTGGGGCGAACTGAGCAAAAAAATCGCCGATCGCGACGTAAAGGCGCTGCAAGCGGAACTAAACAAACTAGGGCATAAAAACGCCGAACCTTACCGCGCGGCGATCAATTACGCTTTGGCGCCGCCGGATAGAGCGCCGATCTACTATCTCAACCCGTATTCGGAAGCGTTTAGCAATTTGTCGGTTGACGAGCTTGCGATGACGTTGGCTATTATGCGTCAAGAAAGCCGCTACATTCCGGCGGCGCTATCGTCAAGCTACGCGGTGGGGTCGATGCAGATGATGCCGTTTTTAATAGAGGCGATGACCAAAGAGCGCAAGGATAAAAACGACGTTTGGAACTTTTTTAGCCCGTATCGCCAAGCGCCGTATGCTATCAGGCATATTAAATGGCTTAGAGGCAAACTGAACAATCCGCTGTTTGTCGCCTACGCCTACAACGGCGGGCTTGGTTTCGCCACGCGGACGATAGCAAGCCATAAACTCTTTCAGAAGGGGGAGTTCGAACCGTTTTTAAGCATGGAGCGAATGCCGCTTGAAGAGCCGCGCGAATATGGCAAGAACGTGCTGACCAACTACGCGATCTACCGCCGTTTGTTTGGCGCGCCGATCGCTATAGATTCGATTTTTGAAACGAAATAGTCGTCGATTGGTTGGTATCCGCCTCTTTTAGCGTTAAATCAAGCGTCGTTTTATCGGCGATCGGGAATCGGACGATATAGTAGATGTTCCAGCGGTTGACTAGCGGCATCAATTTGAGCAGATTATCGTTTTTATCGACGGTTTGGGCGCTTAGGCGGTTTAAGCCGTTCAGGTCTAAAGCGTAGTTTGGATTGTTTAGTCCCTCTTTGCTTTTGCTCTTAAAATCGTTCGCTATATATAGTCCGATCAAAAAAGTTTCGCTTGAGTTATACTCTTTTTTATCGGGATAGATCGCGTTTAGGTAGCTGGCGCTGATCTGCGCTTTACTTTCAAAACGATCGAGAATTTCGCCCCTTTTTGTATGCGGCAACGCCTCGGCGTAAGTCGCGCTTCCCGTAAAGTCGAAAAACGCGGATCGACCGCACCCGCACAACAACGCCGCGATTGCCGCGACAAACAAAACGCTCCTCATTTTTGCCTCCGAGAATACTATGCAGGATCATATCTAAACGGCGATTTTAGCCCGCTCTGCTACAATTCGCGTTGATTTATTTGAAAGCGAAGTACCCTCAATGTCTAATCAATACGATTCCTTTGAATCTTTCGGCTTTAAGCCGCAGATTTTGCGCGGCGTAGTCGAAGCCGGTTTTGCCACTCCTAGCCCCATTCAAGCGGAGGCTATGCCTTATATTTTGGAAGGGCGCGATCTGATCGCTCAAGCGCAGACCGGCACGGGTAAAACCGCCGCGTTTGGCTTGCCTACGATGAATCGCATAGAGCGAACCGATCAGGTCGAGCTGCTTGTGATCACGCCCACGAGAGAGCTTGCCACTCAAGTTAGCGACGAACTTTTTAAGCTCGGTAGGTTTGCGGGCGTTAGAACGGTTACGGTTTACGGCGGGCAATCGTCGTATCGGCAGGTCGATCTGATCGCTCGCGGCGCTCAGGTGGTCGTGGCTACGCCGGGGCGGCTTTTGGATCTGTTAAGCTCCGATCGGCTTAAAAACTTCGCGCCGTCGATCGTCGTTCTAGACGAAGCCGACGAAATGCTTGATATGGGCTTTCTGGACGACATTAAAGAGATATTTAAGTTTCTGCCCAAAGAACGCCAAACTCTAATGTTTAGCGCGACCATGCCCGCGCCGATCAGAGATTTGGCGGGTCGCATCTTGCGCGATCCGGTCAGCGTCAAGGTTACGCCGGCGGACGAAACGGCAAACAAAGATATTTTTCAGCAATACTACGTTATTGAAGAACACGAGCGCGACGACGCTATTTTGCGGCTATTCGACGCGGTGGAGCCGAGCAAATCGATCGTCTTTGTCCGCACCAAAAAAGAGGCGGAGCGCCTAAGCACGATGCTGATCGCCAAAGGCTACGGCGCGAAAGGTCTGCACGGCGACATGGAACAAAAAAGCCGCGAAGAGGTTATAAAAAGTTTCAAAACCGCTCAACTGGATATTTTGGTCGCTACGGATGTGGCGGCTCGCGGCTTGGACGTTAAAGACGTCAGCCACGTTTTCAACTATCATATCCCGTTTGATCCGGAAAGCTACGTGCATAGGATTGGGCGCACGGGCAGAGCGGGCAAAAAGGGGGTGGCTGTTACGCTCGTAACGCCGCTGGAATACAAAGAGCTTCAGCGAATTAAAAAGATCGCGGGCGCGGATATTCGCAGGGAGAGCGTGCCGACGTTGGGCGACGTTAAAAAGGCGCATTCAAACAAGTTGGTCGGCTCCGTTTTGAACGCTCGCCTCAACGACGAATCGCAACGGATTTTAACCGTTCTCGAAGAGCAGATCGATCTGCAGCAGATCGCGCTTAAAACCATTTCGCTACTTATAGAAAAACAGAATATAACGGGACCCGACAGCATAGGCGTTAATCCGCAAAGGTTAGAAAAACTCTTAAACGATCATAGGCGCGATCGCTCGCCAAAACGCGGCGGCGGCAAAGGCGGCGGTTACGCTAGACCTAAAAGAGGCGGTTACGGCGGCGGTTTTCGCGGCTCTAAAACGCGATCGCGGCGCGACGATAGATGAAAGATTTAGCGGCGAAAAAACGGCTTAGGTTTATCAAAGAGCTTGAAAGGTTTTTATCCCGCGTTTCAAACTATCTCGACAGGACGGACGCAGAGTGGGCTGGGTTTTGCCTTATTGCGGCAAACGCGCCTAAATACGGCGATATAAAGATTTACAATCCTCGATACGCCGCGCTGATCAGTTTGGCAAACGATCTGATCGCTCGATCAAACGGCGAACCGACCGCGCTAAACGATCTCGCCTATTGGTTGCGCGGCGAGTTAAACCGCATCAAAAAAAACGAGAGAGAGAAAACTTACAACCGCCAAAAGTCCCGCGCCGTATTCGAGTAGTTTAGGCGAAGTCTTGCCCGCTTGAAAAATTTTCTATAGGAACGCGCAACCTTGTCGAGGTAAAGCGCCGCTCGCGGTTTACGAAGAGATTTGTCGAGGGCGACGGCAAAAAAGTCGAAGGAAACGCCCGCGTTTTATTGATAAATATAAATCGCGACGGCTTCGCTTATTTTGTCGGCGAATTTTCGCGCCGTTAGCGTTTGTATAGCGCCTTGTTATATTGATTTAACAGCCAAGTTCGGCTACAATTTCGCTTCCGTTTTTCGAT comes from the Helicobacteraceae bacterium genome and includes:
- a CDS encoding ABC transporter permease, whose translation is MFEAFLFRLGQPFRALGEFNAKIGAFFIFQARFFPLLFSRPFRGSLLLKQLEVIGANSLVVVVMTAVFTGMVMSIQLYGAFHQFRAESMMGYAIFLAIGRELGPVFTALMLISRAASAMAAELGTMRVTEQIDAIEALSINSKAYLLTPRILASVIATPILIVVFDLVANVGAYVLATELGVNENAYMQTIELYASLSDFLQGCIKGIVFGYLIGAIATYAGYNASGGAKGVGLATTQAVVSASVALFLANYFLSSLFLLLDW
- a CDS encoding flagellar basal body-associated FliL family protein: MANAKSDEKEEPKKKSPLLLIAIGGVALFLIIVILGVVLLIGSSGESVQPQRDGENLSQNRVSGGTVGVEPMLGPMVDLEQFIVNLLGGDGRRYLKTNISLELTHKNAGPEVENKMPRIRDAIIRQLSSKRFDEISTESGKARLCEEIKNNVNRHLIDGQVKNVYFTTFVIQ
- the acpS gene encoding holo-ACP synthase, whose product is MIGVDLIEIGRIAELKKRFGDRALKRFLSEAEIASCGDRPESVAGLWAAKEAVSKALGVGIGAKLGFLDIVIVKNKEGAPTAILSSRAAKRFGIVKLQVSISHEKKYAIAVALT
- a CDS encoding anion permease, translated to MANKQIKGIAVAVIAAALTYAIALGGGLNDQHSRLLGAVVLLVALWTNEALPLGVVSLLPIALFPALGVMSADKTAGNYANGIIFLFLGGFMLSLAVEKTELHKLIARKLLKIFPASARGAIFALSFTSGALSAVLSNTTTAMLLMPLAHFLTSDARLKTRLALAIAFGASVGGIITPIGTPPNLILFGFLNAQNIGSISFMGWIALMSPLALAMLIALSLLLSVGAKNMKLTYNLSQWSPITKEQKKLGAIIVSLAVLLLLNSPIEPYYSGLGLNEQSLILFYGLLLFMPGLSFIDWNDSKKIPYEIVFLFGAGFALSQAFLTTGLDKSAAGAMEFFVSKGSLATLIAILVVMSFLGFAISNTAKASIALPIVYSLCLQGGFSVERFLLAATVCASFSFMLPISTPPNAIALSSGALNVKNMAFYGTIFTFIGLFLLAAIVYGYWAALL
- a CDS encoding YggT family protein, with amino-acid sequence MSVLSRLIEAIAVILGQVISIYSIIIIVAALVSWVRPDPYNPIIQILYRLTEPVYNLVRRFVRTNFQGVDFAPLIVILALQFINLFLVRLLIDFARSLSG
- a CDS encoding methyl-accepting chemotaxis protein, whose amino-acid sequence is MLKTFGSKALVAILAFASLGSIFIYFVTSTGYKELSDRSARKTLAMMSESIFQTLRLSMFTGDRIVIAEALERAREIEGVHSLSIWPDKEVISTFDMPQKFTEDPDVLRVFAAKEAILQEIEREDGRRVRLLKPQFAEPICVRCHILNRINDVLGVMDLEVSTRWSDMVIRSAQAKLGIFVCAAMLATILFAVLFTRTLNAKFRALQSGLLDFFGFLNQSKPRANLLKIGSDDELGQMARVINDNIARIENHLEQDRKFIDEATRIVSKVNNGYVGARLQIAVNSPALSALKDTMNAMMNALEHNIKEILRVMRAYESDDYTAQTNADSLRGEFRALHDGVNRLGESIGAMLYSSLENGRSLENNAQELGGYVRSLLAAASKQAKALQETGEAVAAITTAIRDTAKKASLMANIADETQRSAKTGASLAGNTLGAMEQIVSSANAINEAIDVIDAIAFQTNILSLNAAVEAATAGEAGKGFAVVAGEVRNLAARSAEAARTIKELSEESQRRAEEGKLISEQMMRGYEKLSSKVEETSALVSQVAQASKDEMVAIEHINEIVETIEKMTRESERVAQKTHSIATRTSEMARALASVTSDKKFREGGADEKIRTLKNMIENGFGDLFVMNAKPPPDNEKQNGG
- a CDS encoding transglycosylase SLT domain-containing protein, which gives rise to MRLFALISFACAILFAAPPPFDLAELEKKPPSRARDFASLLFLRSDASIERKRVAFYSLRSPKPPHFSAFSAGNKAVSKLARCRNIENARLINADAACLSIALSAARAESLSSADRLKIAQKVEAIDPFKAAVFKATAARNPLGAAVGDPDVFYSIALGASGAFLKKQSDFYFAPEAIGKLQTDARFSALLERLAQLDGSSQLLESFGVADESKLDFKGAFYLGVIRVMRGDTPNAVKAFESAEAKAATRYEKDRALFWLRLTTKNDIYLYRLYSSAEINFYTLYTRLANDRPLPTIATIAPATKTMEATYDDKLLFDPFFWGELSKKIADRDVKALQAELNKLGHKNAEPYRAAINYALAPPDRAPIYYLNPYSEAFSNLSVDELAMTLAIMRQESRYIPAALSSSYAVGSMQMMPFLIEAMTKERKDKNDVWNFFSPYRQAPYAIRHIKWLRGKLNNPLFVAYAYNGGLGFATRTIASHKLFQKGEFEPFLSMERMPLEEPREYGKNVLTNYAIYRRLFGAPIAIDSIFETK
- a CDS encoding DEAD/DEAH box helicase, coding for MSNQYDSFESFGFKPQILRGVVEAGFATPSPIQAEAMPYILEGRDLIAQAQTGTGKTAAFGLPTMNRIERTDQVELLVITPTRELATQVSDELFKLGRFAGVRTVTVYGGQSSYRQVDLIARGAQVVVATPGRLLDLLSSDRLKNFAPSIVVLDEADEMLDMGFLDDIKEIFKFLPKERQTLMFSATMPAPIRDLAGRILRDPVSVKVTPADETANKDIFQQYYVIEEHERDDAILRLFDAVEPSKSIVFVRTKKEAERLSTMLIAKGYGAKGLHGDMEQKSREEVIKSFKTAQLDILVATDVAARGLDVKDVSHVFNYHIPFDPESYVHRIGRTGRAGKKGVAVTLVTPLEYKELQRIKKIAGADIRRESVPTLGDVKKAHSNKLVGSVLNARLNDESQRILTVLEEQIDLQQIALKTISLLIEKQNITGPDSIGVNPQRLEKLLNDHRRDRSPKRGGGKGGGYARPKRGGYGGGFRGSKTRSRRDDR